One Streptomyces sp. RPA4-2 genomic window carries:
- a CDS encoding thymidine kinase — MPELVFFSGTMDCGKSTLALQIEHNRSARGLQGMIFTRDDRAGEGKLSSRLGLVTDAVEVADDQDLYAYLVEHLSQGGRADYVIADEAQFLAPLQIDQLARVVDELDIDVFAFGITTDFRSKLFPGSQRLVELADRVEVLQVEALCWCGARATHNARTIGGEMVVEGAQVVVGDVNQAENVGYEVLCRRHHRRRMTAATARAGALSPDVLPIASV, encoded by the coding sequence ATGCCCGAGCTGGTGTTCTTCTCCGGAACGATGGACTGCGGGAAGTCGACGCTGGCTCTGCAGATCGAGCACAACCGTTCGGCCCGGGGCCTGCAGGGCATGATCTTCACGCGCGACGACCGCGCGGGCGAGGGCAAGCTCTCCTCACGCCTGGGTCTGGTCACGGACGCGGTGGAGGTCGCCGACGACCAGGACCTGTACGCGTATCTCGTCGAGCACCTCTCGCAGGGCGGTCGCGCGGACTACGTGATCGCCGACGAGGCCCAGTTCCTGGCTCCCCTGCAGATCGACCAACTGGCACGGGTGGTCGATGAACTGGACATCGACGTCTTCGCGTTCGGTATCACCACCGACTTCCGCTCCAAGCTCTTCCCCGGCTCGCAGCGCCTGGTGGAGCTGGCCGACCGGGTGGAGGTCCTCCAGGTCGAGGCCCTGTGCTGGTGCGGCGCGCGTGCCACCCACAACGCCCGCACGATAGGCGGCGAAATGGTCGTCGAGGGCGCCCAGGTGGTCGTCGGCGACGTCAACCAGGCGGAGAACGTGGGCTACGAGGTCCTGTGCCGTCGGCACCACCGCCGGCGGATGACGGCGGCGACCGCCCGCGCGGGTGCCCTCTCCCCGGACGTGCTCCCGATCGCCTCCGTCTGA
- a CDS encoding GNAT family N-acetyltransferase — translation MQTSSDRHEYPSHWEADVVLRDGGTARVRPITVDDAERLVSFYEQVSDESKYYRFFAPYPRLSAKDVHRFTHHDFVDRVGLAATIGGEFIATVRYDRIGAGGLPASAPADEAEVAFLVQDAHQGRGVASALLEHIAAVARERDIRRFAAEVLPANTKMIKVFTDAGYQQKRHFEDGVVRLEFDLEPTDRSLAVQRAREQRAEARSVQRLLAPGSVAVIGAGRTAGGVGRSVLANLREAGFTGRLYAVNKSLEEKELDGVPAHRSVRDIGEHVDLAVVAVPAPYVPEVVAECGEHGVQGLVVVSAGYAESGPGGRERQRELVRQARTYGMRIIGPNTFGIINTSPDVRLNASLAPEMPRPGRIGLFAQSGAIGIALLSRLHRRGGGVTGVTGVSTFVSTGNRADVSGNDVLQYWYDDPDTDVALMYLESIGNPRKFTRLARRTAAAKPLVVVQGARHAAAPQGHAVRATRLPHATVSALLAQAGVIRVDTITELVDAGLLLARQPLPPGPRVAILGNSESLGLLTFDACLAEGLRPLPPLDLTTAASAEDFHRALERALADDRCDAVVVTAIPAVGETSVRDAALAEALRSASASSPAKPVLVAHVELGGLAEALSAAASTAPQTGPGPAGTTDAARPGEHSAPVGRQDPRRPSAGTGAPDETRLIPAYPAAERAVRALAEAVKYAQWRREAAEPGKVPEYEDIDEKGAAEQIDALLSRGTGLTLGAEDTCALLARYGVDVRRALPAPTPGEAAAAARALGYPVALKTTAPHLRHRADLGGVRLDLANEEQLHRAYAELTELFGTPEELRPVVQGMAPRGVDTVVRAVIDPAAGAVLSFGLAGAASELLGDTAHRLIPVTDRDASSLVRSIRTAPLLFGWRGSAPVDTAALEEVMLRVSRLVDDHPEVVGVSLEPVVVAPHGLSVLGATVRLARAPLRGDLGPRTLPVV, via the coding sequence ATGCAGACCTCGTCGGACCGGCACGAGTACCCCTCCCATTGGGAGGCCGACGTGGTGCTGCGTGACGGAGGCACGGCCCGTGTCAGGCCCATCACCGTCGACGACGCCGAGCGCCTGGTCAGCTTCTACGAGCAGGTCTCGGACGAGTCGAAGTACTACCGCTTCTTCGCGCCGTACCCGCGCCTGTCCGCCAAGGACGTCCACCGCTTCACGCACCACGACTTCGTGGACAGGGTGGGGCTCGCGGCCACGATCGGCGGCGAGTTCATCGCCACCGTACGCTATGACCGCATTGGTGCCGGTGGCCTGCCCGCCTCCGCGCCCGCCGACGAGGCCGAGGTCGCCTTCCTCGTCCAGGACGCCCACCAGGGCCGCGGCGTCGCCTCGGCCCTCCTCGAACACATCGCCGCGGTGGCGAGGGAACGGGACATCCGCCGGTTCGCCGCCGAGGTGCTGCCCGCCAACACCAAGATGATCAAAGTGTTCACGGACGCCGGGTACCAGCAGAAGCGGCACTTCGAGGACGGCGTCGTACGCCTGGAGTTCGACCTCGAACCCACCGACCGCTCCCTCGCCGTGCAGCGCGCGCGGGAGCAGCGCGCCGAGGCCCGCTCCGTGCAGCGGCTGCTCGCGCCCGGCTCGGTCGCCGTCATCGGCGCGGGACGTACGGCCGGCGGGGTGGGCCGCAGCGTCCTCGCCAATCTCCGCGAGGCCGGCTTCACGGGCCGGCTGTACGCGGTGAACAAGTCCCTCGAGGAGAAGGAGCTCGACGGGGTTCCCGCGCACCGCTCCGTCCGCGACATCGGCGAGCACGTCGACCTCGCGGTCGTCGCCGTGCCCGCGCCGTACGTCCCCGAGGTCGTCGCGGAGTGCGGCGAGCACGGGGTGCAGGGCCTCGTCGTCGTCTCCGCCGGGTACGCGGAGAGCGGCCCCGGCGGTCGCGAGCGCCAGCGCGAACTCGTCCGCCAGGCCCGTACGTACGGCATGCGGATCATCGGCCCCAACACCTTCGGGATCATCAACACCTCTCCCGACGTGCGCCTGAACGCCTCCCTGGCGCCGGAGATGCCACGCCCCGGAAGGATCGGCCTGTTCGCCCAGTCCGGCGCGATCGGCATCGCCCTGCTGTCCCGGCTGCACCGGCGCGGCGGCGGCGTCACGGGCGTCACCGGCGTGTCCACGTTCGTCTCCACCGGGAACCGCGCGGACGTGTCCGGCAACGACGTCCTCCAGTACTGGTACGACGACCCGGACACCGACGTCGCCCTCATGTACCTCGAATCCATCGGCAACCCGCGCAAGTTCACCCGGCTGGCACGGCGGACGGCGGCGGCGAAGCCGCTGGTCGTGGTGCAGGGTGCCCGGCACGCCGCCGCTCCCCAGGGGCACGCGGTACGGGCCACCCGGCTGCCGCACGCCACCGTCTCCGCGCTGCTGGCACAGGCCGGGGTGATCCGGGTCGACACGATCACCGAGCTGGTCGACGCGGGCCTTCTGCTGGCACGCCAGCCGCTCCCTCCCGGCCCCCGGGTGGCGATCCTCGGCAACTCCGAGTCGCTGGGACTGCTGACCTTCGACGCGTGCCTCGCGGAGGGGTTGCGGCCGCTGCCGCCGCTCGACCTGACCACGGCGGCCTCGGCGGAGGACTTCCACCGGGCGCTGGAGCGGGCACTGGCCGACGACAGGTGCGACGCCGTCGTGGTCACGGCCATCCCCGCGGTGGGGGAGACCTCCGTGCGGGACGCGGCCCTGGCCGAGGCGCTGCGCTCGGCCTCGGCCTCGTCCCCGGCGAAGCCGGTACTGGTGGCGCACGTCGAGCTCGGCGGGCTCGCGGAGGCGCTGTCCGCCGCCGCCAGTACGGCCCCGCAGACCGGTCCCGGGCCCGCCGGCACCACGGACGCCGCCCGGCCAGGCGAGCACTCCGCCCCTGTCGGGCGGCAGGACCCGCGGCGGCCGTCCGCCGGAACCGGAGCCCCCGACGAGACGCGCCTCATCCCCGCCTACCCCGCCGCCGAGCGCGCCGTCCGCGCGCTCGCCGAAGCCGTGAAGTACGCCCAGTGGCGACGCGAGGCGGCCGAGCCCGGCAAGGTGCCCGAGTACGAGGACATCGACGAGAAGGGCGCCGCCGAGCAGATCGACGCGCTGCTGTCCCGGGGCACCGGGCTGACACTGGGGGCCGAGGACACCTGCGCGCTGCTCGCGCGGTACGGCGTCGACGTACGCCGCGCGCTGCCCGCACCGACGCCCGGCGAGGCCGCCGCGGCCGCGCGCGCCCTGGGCTACCCCGTGGCCCTCAAGACCACCGCCCCGCACCTGCGGCACCGCGCCGACCTCGGCGGAGTACGCCTGGACCTGGCGAACGAGGAGCAACTGCACAGGGCGTACGCGGAGTTGACCGAGCTCTTCGGAACGCCTGAGGAGCTGCGGCCGGTCGTGCAGGGCATGGCGCCGCGCGGGGTGGACACGGTCGTACGGGCCGTCATCGACCCCGCGGCCGGTGCGGTGCTCTCGTTCGGCCTGGCCGGAGCCGCCTCGGAACTGTTGGGGGACACCGCGCACCGGTTGATTCCGGTCACCGACCGGGACGCGAGCTCGCTGGTCCGGTCGATCCGGACGGCGCCGCTCCTGTTCGGCTGGCGAGGCTCGGCACCGGTCGACACCGCGGCCCTCGAAGAGGTGATGCTGCGGGTGTCGCGCCTGGTGGACGATCATCCGGAGGTCGTCGGAGTCTCCCTGGAGCCCGTGGTCGTCGCCCCGCACGGCCTGAGCGTGCTCGGCGCCACCGTACGGCTGGCCCGCGCCCCCCTCCGCGGCGACCTCGGCCCCCGGACACTGCCCGTCGTCTGA
- a CDS encoding M23 family metallopeptidase produces the protein MAFTCGTGKHRRPSRVKRTTSNAVGVAALTTTGVIGTLAAPALAADRSVEQTGLTQAVTIGDTVAAQIDAQAAAQQRAADEAAARLKAEQAARKQAVEEAKKEREAEERAARAAERKRLNTFVPPIPGSYVSTGYKAGGSLWSSGSHTGVDFHAASGTPVHAVGAGTVVTAGWGGAYGNQVVLRMHDGTYTMYGHLSSIGVSLGQTVTPGGRLGLSGATGNTTGPHLHFEARTTAEYGSDIDPVAYLRSHGVNV, from the coding sequence ATGGCGTTCACCTGTGGCACCGGGAAACACCGTCGTCCGAGCCGCGTGAAGCGCACCACGTCGAACGCCGTCGGCGTCGCGGCGCTCACCACCACCGGTGTCATCGGAACCCTGGCCGCCCCGGCCCTCGCCGCGGACCGCTCCGTCGAGCAGACCGGGCTGACCCAGGCCGTCACCATAGGCGACACGGTCGCCGCCCAGATCGACGCGCAGGCCGCCGCGCAGCAGCGTGCCGCCGACGAGGCCGCCGCCCGTCTGAAGGCCGAACAGGCCGCGCGCAAGCAGGCCGTCGAGGAGGCCAAGAAGGAGCGCGAGGCCGAGGAGCGCGCCGCCCGCGCCGCCGAGCGCAAGCGTCTCAACACCTTCGTCCCGCCGATCCCCGGCTCGTACGTCTCCACCGGCTACAAGGCCGGGGGCAGCCTCTGGTCCTCCGGCAGCCACACCGGCGTCGACTTCCACGCCGCGTCCGGGACCCCGGTCCACGCGGTCGGCGCGGGCACGGTCGTCACGGCCGGCTGGGGCGGCGCCTACGGCAACCAGGTCGTCCTGCGGATGCACGACGGTACGTACACGATGTACGGCCACCTGTCGTCCATCGGCGTCTCCCTCGGCCAGACCGTCACGCCGGGCGGCCGACTGGGCCTCTCCGGGGCCACCGGGAACACCACCGGACCCCACCTCCACTTCGAGGCCCGCACCACGGCGGAGTACGGCTCCGACATCGACCCGGTCGCCTACCTCCGCTCGCACGGCGTGAACGTCTGA
- a CDS encoding DUF5998 family protein, giving the protein MAKTSTTTQGLRAAIERSGYYPALVAEAVEAAIGGEAIRSYLVHQETTFDANEVRRHVTVLVLTGNRFIVSHTDEQNADTTSPTPYATTSTESVKLGRISSVVVSRVVANPESYAPGTLPREVVLTIGWGAVARIDLEPAACGDPNCEADHGYTGNSTADDLSLRVSEAGDGPETVRQALAFAQSLSEATADPAH; this is encoded by the coding sequence ATGGCCAAGACCAGTACGACGACCCAGGGGCTGCGAGCGGCGATCGAGCGCAGCGGCTACTACCCGGCCCTCGTGGCCGAGGCGGTGGAGGCCGCGATCGGCGGCGAGGCCATCCGGTCGTACCTGGTCCACCAGGAGACGACGTTCGACGCCAACGAGGTGCGCCGGCACGTCACCGTGCTCGTCCTGACCGGCAACCGCTTCATCGTGAGCCACACCGACGAGCAGAACGCGGACACGACCTCGCCGACGCCCTACGCCACCACGTCGACGGAGTCCGTGAAGCTCGGCCGGATCTCGTCGGTCGTGGTCAGCCGTGTCGTCGCCAACCCCGAGTCGTACGCGCCGGGCACCCTGCCCCGTGAGGTCGTCCTGACCATCGGCTGGGGCGCGGTCGCGCGTATCGACCTGGAGCCCGCGGCCTGCGGCGACCCCAACTGCGAGGCGGACCACGGCTACACCGGCAATTCGACGGCCGACGACTTGAGCCTGCGCGTCAGCGAGGCAGGGGACGGCCCGGAGACGGTCCGCCAGGCCCTGGCCTTCGCGCAGTCCCTCTCCGAGGCGACCGCGGACCCCGCGCACTGA
- a CDS encoding HPr family phosphocarrier protein has translation MAERRVNVGWAEGLHARPASIFVRAATASGIPVTIAKADGNPVNAASMLAVLGLGAQGGEEIVLASEAEGADAALDRLAKLVAEGLEELPETV, from the coding sequence ATGGCTGAGCGCCGCGTCAACGTCGGCTGGGCCGAGGGCCTCCACGCCCGTCCCGCCTCCATCTTCGTCCGGGCGGCCACGGCCTCCGGCATCCCCGTGACGATCGCCAAGGCGGACGGCAACCCCGTCAACGCGGCCTCCATGCTGGCGGTGCTCGGCCTGGGCGCCCAGGGCGGCGAGGAGATCGTCCTCGCCTCGGAGGCCGAGGGCGCGGACGCCGCCCTCGACCGGCTGGCCAAGCTGGTCGCGGAAGGCCTCGAGGAGCTTCCCGAGACCGTCTGA
- a CDS encoding pitrilysin family protein has translation MTELATMDFHPQPQAGRPKPWAFPAPERGTLDNGLTLLHCDRPGQQVVAVEVLLAAPLDAEPAGLDGIATIMARAFSEGTDKLSAEEFAAELERCGATLDAHADHPGVRLSLEVPVSRLPKALGLLADALRAPAFTESEIERLVRNRLDEIPHESANPARRAAKELSRELFPATSRMSRPRQGTEETVQKIDAAGVRAFYDRYVRPATSTAVIVGDLTGVDLDGLLAETLGAWTGSSAEPRPVPPVTADDTGRVIIVDRPGAVQTQLLIGRVGSDRHDRVWPAQVLGTYCLGGTLTSRLDRVLREEKGYTYGVRAFGQVMRSAPDGTGIAMLAISGSVDTPNTGPALDDLWKVLRTLAADGLTDAERDVAVQNLVGVAPLKFETAAAVAGTLADQVEQYLPDDYQATLYQQLAATGTVEATAAAVSAFPVDRLVTVLVGDATQVEEPVKALGIGEVTVVAAE, from the coding sequence GTGACCGAGCTCGCCACCATGGACTTCCACCCGCAGCCCCAGGCCGGCCGGCCCAAGCCCTGGGCCTTCCCCGCGCCCGAGCGCGGCACGCTGGACAACGGCCTGACCCTGCTGCACTGCGACCGCCCGGGCCAGCAGGTCGTCGCCGTCGAGGTGCTGCTCGCCGCGCCGCTGGACGCCGAGCCGGCCGGTCTCGACGGCATCGCCACGATCATGGCGCGCGCGTTCTCCGAGGGCACCGACAAGCTCTCCGCCGAGGAGTTCGCCGCCGAGCTGGAGCGCTGCGGCGCCACCCTCGACGCGCACGCCGACCACCCCGGCGTACGCCTCTCACTCGAAGTGCCCGTCTCACGCCTGCCCAAGGCTCTCGGTCTGCTCGCCGACGCCCTGAGGGCACCGGCGTTCACCGAGAGCGAGATCGAGCGGCTGGTGCGCAACCGGCTCGACGAGATCCCGCACGAGAGCGCCAACCCGGCCCGCCGCGCCGCCAAGGAGCTCTCCAGGGAGCTGTTCCCGGCGACCTCGCGGATGTCCCGTCCCCGGCAGGGCACCGAGGAGACCGTCCAGAAGATCGACGCGGCGGGTGTCCGCGCCTTCTACGACCGGTACGTCCGCCCGGCCACGTCCACCGCCGTGATCGTCGGCGACCTCACCGGCGTGGACCTCGACGGGCTGCTCGCCGAGACGCTCGGCGCCTGGACGGGCTCCTCCGCCGAGCCGCGTCCCGTGCCGCCGGTCACCGCCGACGACACCGGCCGCGTGATCATCGTGGACCGCCCCGGCGCGGTCCAGACGCAGTTGCTGATCGGCCGCGTCGGCTCGGACCGGCACGACCGTGTCTGGCCCGCCCAGGTGCTCGGCACGTACTGCCTCGGCGGCACCCTCACCTCGCGCCTGGACCGCGTGCTGCGCGAGGAGAAGGGCTACACCTACGGGGTGCGGGCCTTCGGCCAGGTGATGCGCTCCGCCCCGGACGGCACGGGCATCGCGATGCTCGCCATCAGCGGTTCCGTGGACACCCCGAACACCGGGCCGGCGCTGGACGACCTCTGGAAGGTGCTGCGCACCCTCGCAGCGGACGGTCTGACGGACGCCGAACGGGACGTCGCCGTGCAGAACCTGGTGGGCGTGGCGCCCCTCAAGTTCGAGACCGCGGCGGCCGTCGCGGGCACGCTCGCCGACCAGGTCGAGCAGTACCTCCCGGACGACTACCAGGCGACGCTGTACCAGCAGCTCGCCGCGACCGGCACCGTGGAGGCCACCGCGGCGGCGGTGAGCGCCTTCCCGGTGGACCGTCTGGTCACCGTCCTGGTGGGCGACGCCACGCAGGTCGAGGAGCCCGTCAAGGCGCTCGGTATCGGTGAAGTGACCGTCGTGGCCGCGGAGTAG
- a CDS encoding GntR family transcriptional regulator: MRIPAHSVCTAIRDDIVAGVYERGGRLTEELLARRYGVSRVPVREALRTLEAEGFVVTRRHAGACVAEPTEQEAADLLEMRMLLEPLGASRAAQRRTEAHLKVLRGLVRLGQERSRRGNSEDLRSLGGWFHETLAQASGSPALTSTLAQLRHKIAWMYAVEAPADPAESWAEHGGIVDAVARGDGERARAITALHTERATAAHRLRFPGAGDRPDRVRTSQHPVNMTGLRH, translated from the coding sequence ATGCGCATTCCCGCGCACTCGGTATGCACGGCGATCCGCGACGACATCGTCGCGGGTGTCTACGAGCGCGGCGGCCGGCTCACCGAGGAACTGCTCGCGCGCCGCTACGGCGTCTCGCGGGTCCCGGTGCGCGAGGCCCTGCGCACCCTGGAGGCCGAGGGATTCGTCGTCACCCGGCGGCACGCGGGCGCGTGCGTGGCGGAGCCCACCGAGCAGGAGGCCGCGGACCTGCTGGAGATGCGCATGCTCCTGGAGCCGCTGGGGGCGTCCCGGGCCGCCCAGCGGCGCACCGAAGCCCACCTCAAGGTGCTGCGAGGCCTGGTCAGGCTGGGTCAGGAGCGCTCCAGGAGGGGGAACAGCGAGGATCTGCGCTCCCTGGGCGGCTGGTTCCACGAGACGCTCGCCCAGGCCTCCGGGAGTCCTGCGCTGACGTCCACGCTGGCCCAGCTGCGGCACAAGATCGCGTGGATGTACGCGGTCGAGGCGCCCGCCGATCCGGCGGAGTCCTGGGCGGAGCACGGCGGCATCGTGGACGCGGTGGCGCGCGGTGACGGCGAGCGGGCCCGGGCCATCACGGCGCTGCACACCGAGCGCGCGACGGCCGCGCACCGGCTGAGGTTTCCCGGTGCGGGAGACCGCCCGGACCGTGTGAGGACTTCGCAACATCCCGTAAACATGACGGGCCTGCGTCATTAA
- a CDS encoding alkaline phosphatase family protein produces the protein MALSTWEHPEPLAIGSAPVPEYGAGSLADLLPTLAAGMSVPGMTAAIPELTGADRNCVFLIDGLGWEQLKAHPDEAPFMASLLASSRGGTGRPITAGYPATTATSLASVGTGLPPGAHGLPGYTVRNPGTGELMNQLRWTPWTQPRTWQPYPTVFELADAAGVHTAQVSSPTFQNTPLTKVALSGGTFHGRLTGEDRMDFAAAQLAAGDRSLVYTYYAEVDGKGHRFGVDSDPWRGQLMYVDRLVQRLAEQLPPRSALYVTADHGMVDIPFDEQHRIDFDEDWELRAGVALLGGEGRARHVYAVPGAEADVLTCWREVLGEQFWVASRDEAIAAGWFGPHVDERVYARIGDVVAAARDDVLIIATEREPKESAMVGNHGSMTSAEQHVPLLEVRS, from the coding sequence ATGGCCCTCTCCACCTGGGAACACCCGGAACCCCTGGCCATCGGGTCCGCGCCCGTCCCCGAGTACGGCGCGGGATCGCTGGCGGATCTGCTGCCCACGCTCGCCGCGGGCATGTCGGTCCCCGGTATGACCGCCGCCATACCGGAGCTGACCGGCGCGGACCGCAACTGCGTCTTCCTGATCGACGGTCTCGGCTGGGAGCAACTGAAGGCGCATCCCGACGAGGCCCCCTTCATGGCGTCGCTCCTGGCGTCCTCCCGGGGCGGCACCGGACGGCCGATCACGGCCGGCTACCCGGCGACCACCGCGACCTCCCTCGCCTCCGTCGGCACGGGCCTGCCGCCCGGCGCGCACGGTCTGCCCGGGTACACCGTGCGCAACCCCGGGACCGGCGAGCTGATGAACCAGCTCCGCTGGACCCCGTGGACGCAGCCGCGCACCTGGCAGCCGTACCCCACGGTCTTCGAGCTCGCGGACGCGGCCGGAGTGCACACCGCCCAGGTCTCGTCCCCCACCTTCCAGAACACCCCGCTCACCAAGGTCGCGCTGAGCGGCGGCACCTTCCACGGCCGGCTGACCGGCGAGGACCGTATGGACTTCGCGGCCGCGCAACTCGCCGCGGGCGACCGCTCCCTGGTCTACACGTACTACGCCGAGGTGGACGGCAAGGGCCACCGCTTCGGCGTCGACTCGGACCCCTGGCGCGGCCAGCTGATGTATGTCGACCGGCTGGTCCAGCGCCTCGCCGAGCAGCTGCCGCCGCGCTCCGCGCTCTACGTCACCGCGGACCACGGCATGGTCGACATCCCGTTCGACGAGCAGCACCGCATCGACTTCGACGAGGACTGGGAGCTGCGTGCCGGGGTCGCGCTGCTCGGTGGCGAGGGCCGGGCCCGGCATGTGTACGCGGTCCCGGGCGCCGAGGCGGACGTCCTGACCTGCTGGCGCGAGGTGCTCGGCGAGCAGTTCTGGGTGGCCTCGCGCGACGAGGCGATCGCGGCGGGCTGGTTCGGACCCCATGTCGACGAACGGGTGTACGCCCGTATCGGCGATGTCGTCGCGGCGGCCCGGGACGACGTCCTGATCATCGCGACCGAGCGGGAGCCGAAGGAGTCCGCGATGGTCGGCAACCACGGCTCGATGACATCGGCGGAGCAGCACGTCCCGCTCCTGGAAGTACGTTCCTGA
- a CDS encoding sulfurtransferase: MNAIISASELASDLAGPNPPVVLDIRWQLTLATADGAAPFDGRAAYEAGHIPGAVFVDLDAELAGKAGDAGRHPLPDPEVFGAAMRAAGVSEDRDVVVYDGGAGWAAARAWWLLGWTGHPSVRVLDGGLAAWSGPLSTEVPSPAAGSFVPVPGARSLLDADGAAALARTGLLLDARAGERYRGEVEPIDPVGGHIPGAVSAPTTENVTESGEFRAAAELADRFKSLGVTGTSEVGVYCGSGVSAAHQVLALAVAGIPAALYVGSWSEWSRDGNRPVAVGPDPQ; encoded by the coding sequence ATGAACGCCATCATCTCCGCCTCCGAACTCGCGAGCGATCTGGCGGGGCCGAACCCGCCGGTCGTGCTCGACATCCGCTGGCAGCTCACCCTGGCCACGGCCGACGGGGCCGCGCCCTTCGACGGCCGGGCCGCCTACGAGGCCGGCCACATCCCCGGTGCGGTCTTCGTCGACCTGGACGCCGAATTGGCCGGAAAGGCGGGTGACGCCGGCCGTCATCCGTTGCCCGATCCCGAGGTCTTCGGCGCGGCGATGCGGGCCGCCGGCGTGTCCGAGGACCGCGATGTCGTCGTGTACGACGGCGGTGCCGGGTGGGCCGCCGCGCGCGCCTGGTGGCTGCTGGGCTGGACAGGTCACCCGTCGGTGCGCGTGCTGGACGGCGGCCTGGCCGCGTGGAGCGGACCGTTGTCCACCGAAGTCCCCTCGCCCGCCGCCGGAAGCTTCGTCCCGGTACCGGGAGCCCGTTCGCTGCTCGACGCGGACGGAGCGGCCGCCCTCGCCCGTACGGGGCTGCTGCTCGACGCGAGGGCGGGAGAGCGGTACCGGGGCGAGGTGGAGCCGATCGACCCCGTCGGCGGTCACATCCCGGGCGCGGTGTCCGCGCCGACCACGGAGAACGTCACCGAGAGCGGGGAGTTCAGGGCCGCCGCCGAGCTGGCCGACCGCTTCAAGTCCCTGGGTGTGACCGGCACTTCGGAGGTCGGTGTCTACTGCGGCTCGGGCGTCTCCGCCGCCCATCAGGTGCTGGCGCTCGCCGTCGCGGGCATTCCGGCCGCGCTGTACGTGGGTTCGTGGTCGGAGTGGTCCCGGGACGGGAACCGGCCGGTCGCCGTGGGGCCCGACCCCCAGTGA
- a CDS encoding VOC family protein gives MTEARGPAGLNGTTHTRHAPGVPCWVSLMVHAMDTTQEFYGELFGWQFEPGPQQLPRQLGPSARALLDGHEVAGIGQMPPDQHLSIAWTPYFASNDVNQTAESVRHCGGTVGVGPLDAGDAGRLAIGLDPTGAVFGIWQAAAHLGTGIIGVHGTPAWIELVTRDTESVVKFYQGVFGHELEPVVSADFDYVTLQSGGRAVAGIHGVGHGLPRDRGPHWLTYFEVTDVDAATAQVTELGGHILRAAHDSTYGRVATVADPEGAVFSVIHTDR, from the coding sequence ATGACCGAGGCACGGGGGCCGGCCGGCCTGAACGGCACAACGCACACTCGGCACGCGCCCGGCGTTCCCTGCTGGGTGAGCCTGATGGTGCACGCAATGGACACGACCCAGGAGTTCTACGGAGAACTGTTCGGCTGGCAGTTCGAGCCGGGCCCACAGCAGCTCCCGCGGCAGCTCGGCCCCTCCGCGCGGGCCCTGCTGGACGGTCACGAGGTGGCGGGCATCGGGCAGATGCCGCCCGACCAGCATCTGTCGATCGCCTGGACGCCGTACTTCGCCTCGAACGACGTGAACCAGACCGCCGAATCGGTACGGCACTGTGGCGGCACCGTGGGTGTGGGTCCGCTCGACGCGGGCGACGCCGGGCGGCTGGCGATCGGTCTGGACCCGACCGGCGCGGTCTTCGGGATCTGGCAGGCGGCGGCGCATCTGGGCACCGGGATCATCGGGGTGCACGGCACGCCTGCCTGGATCGAGCTGGTGACCCGCGACACCGAGAGCGTCGTCAAGTTCTACCAGGGGGTCTTCGGGCACGAACTGGAGCCCGTCGTCTCGGCCGACTTCGACTACGTGACCCTCCAGTCGGGCGGCCGCGCGGTCGCGGGCATCCACGGCGTCGGTCACGGCCTGCCCCGCGACCGCGGCCCGCACTGGCTGACGTACTTCGAGGTCACGGATGTCGACGCCGCCACCGCCCAGGTCACCGAGCTCGGCGGGCACATCCTCAGGGCCGCCCACGACTCGACCTACGGGCGCGTGGCCACGGTGGCGGATCCGGAGGGCGCGGTGTTCTCGGTCATCCACACCGACCGCTGA